cagacagcagtcagcctatcaccggccgcagcgatgttccgcctcggctggtgataggctgatggctgccgACATTCACATCCCCAGCGTAAGGCGGACGTCGGAAcctgcgttagtttattttgtttaccttttgcagcccaggcatagggataccgctcagtagagatgagcgaacttacagtaaattcgattagtcacaaacttctcggctcggcagttgatgccttttcctgcataaattagttcagcttacaggtgctctggtgggctggaaaaggtggatacagtcctaggagactctttcctaggaatgtatccaccttttccaggacaccggagcacctgaaggctgaactaatttacgcaggataagtcatcaactgctgagccgagaagtttgtgacgaatcgaatttactgtaagttcgctcatctctactgctcagtatagagtgtcagcgccggctgcTGCAACAAACGGGGatgaggagagcagcgcttgcgggtgacgtgagtagtatcCCGATGGGGAGAGTGtggcgctgggctaataattaattttgggggatggaagtaccgttatataccgtggaaccgctataagttacaaaaatacggcgatacacatatttggccataccgcccagccctacaagTACTCATGCAAATGTCAAGTATCGGTCCCGATAACAGTATCGGACATCCCTACTAAAAACCTTTTACAAATTGAACAGTGTAACCGGATTGGTTTCTTTATACAATGCCTCTACCACACCAGATGTGATAAATCTCAATGATTGAACAGGATCCCACTCCATGCAGGCTGTTTAACCTTTACAATCTGTGGTGCCCTGACAGTTTTACATTATAGTTTCACCTTAGTCTTTCAACATGCAACAGCTGCTACCCCTGGCTATACCAGCACACTGCCAGGGATACCAGACCCAGGACTCTCCTTGATTCCTGGGACACATGCGGAAGAGTTGTCTATAGACAGTACCAGCAGTAACAAGCAGTTTAGTTCTTGTTTTAGTAAGCAATAAACTTGTATACAGTTTCTTGGTAATGGTGATTGTTGCTCTGGGACGCTGTAAAATATATCGGTGTGCATAGTGACTGTAAGGATGCTGTCTTGGGATATATCATGTATTTGATTATTTGTGTTGCAGAAAGTGTCTCCTAGTGGACAGCCAACCTCCTCAGCTCATCCTGCCCGCTTCTCACCAGATGACAAGTATTCCCGACACCGCGTCTCTATCAAGAAGAGATTCGGCCTGCTACTAACTCAGCAACCAAGACCTATTCTATGAGACCAATGGGAATAGATGCAAGTTTCTGGAGGAATGACTGCTGGACATAGTCATATAAAACCTTTACTTTATCACATGCAATCCTATTGGACATTTGTGACTATCATTTACCATGGGATGTACATCCTGTTTTTTGTATAAAATAAAGATCTGAGAGGTCGGATAATAGTCTGCTTGTTTGCTGTAGGTTTAATACATGTAAATGcatgatgtgtatgtgacatgtaCAATAAATGTACTGTCGAACATAGTTTTATGGTGATGTCCTGTTGTGGGGATAgatgctagggatcgaccgatatcgttaaaaaaaaaaaaaaattatttatttttttcggaCCGatacgataatctgtggcctttcagtcagatagccgataacttatacagatattccggtataagttatcgacttTTTCTCCACTGGTGTTGgtggcttttttttactttttggagtTTCTGAGAAGATCGTGTGATTCCACAGAACCAGGGAGTGCCttctcttaaaggaaatctgtccgcTCTAGATAATGCTCAAATGTCAGAGGCATTTTtcctccctccccccatcttgaCTAATTTATGTAAAGGGCTCAGTTCTGGAAGCCAAACAGGTAAGGAAGGGGTGAAGGAGGAGCCATGCTGCTGCACTTGGCACTGCCTCTTTGATACTTGTTAATAACGCAGGGCCCGGTCCCCTTGCGTCcttgtccttaaggacacagtgcaTACCTGTACTGGGTCACGTTACCAGGGTTGAAAGCATGTTCAcgagctgatagcagccagggttaATTCCGGGCATTGCCGATCGAGctcatgcccagcattaaccctttagattccacaATCAAAggtgattgcggtgtctaagatGAAAGTGACatgttcctggcagctcagcaaaGCTGATTGGTACCATCGCAatgaaatcgtgatgtcccgatcagctgagaggatggcccttacctgcctcttcgccaTCCAGTCATCTGCTGCTCCCAGTCagccattttaaataaaataatgtaataaaaaattttcttggtactgcttaaccccttaaggaccggggttttttccgtttttgcattttcgttttttgctccttgcctttaaaaaatcataactctttcaattttgcacctaaaaatccatatgatggcttattttttgcgccaccaattctaatttgtaatgacgtcagtcattttgcccaaaaatctacggtgaaacggaaaaaaaaatcattgtgcgacaaaattgaaaaaaaaacgcagttttgtaacttttgggggcttccgtttctacgtagtacatttttcggtaaaaatgacaccttatctttattctgtaggtccatacgattaaaatgataccctacttatatagatttgattttttaagacttctggaaaaaatcataactacatgcaggaaaattaatacgtttaaaattgtcatcttctgacccctataacttttttttatttttccgtgtatggggcggtatgagggctcattttttgcgccgtgatctgaagtttttaacggtacaatttttgcattgataggacttattgatcgctttttattcatttttaaatgatataaaaagtgaccaaaaaagcactattttggactttggaatttttttgcgcgcacgccattgaccgagcggtttaattaatgatatatttttataattcggacatttccgcacgcggtgataccatatatgttcatttttctttttatttacactgttttttttttttattggaaaaggggggtgattcaaacttttaataggggaggagttaaatgatatttattcacttttttttttcactttttttttgcagtgttataggtcccatagggacctttaacactgcacacactgatcttctatgctgatcactggtttctcataagaaaccagtgatcaacgattctgccgcatgactgctcatgcctggatctcaggcactgagcagtcattcggcgatcggacagcgaggaggcaggtaggggccctcccgctgtcctgtcagctgttcgggatgccgcgattagccgcggctatcccgaacagcccgactgagctagccggccactttcggtttcacttttagccgcgcggctcagctctgagcgcgcggctaaagggttaatagcgcgcggtgccgcgatcggcactgcgcgctattagaggcgggtcccggcttcactatgacgccgggcccgccgcgatatgacgcggggttactgtgtaaccccgcgttatatcaggagagcaggaccaagggcgtacctgtacgcccttggtccttaaggggttaaatgtccgaactattaaaatataaggttagttaaactgcacggtcaatgacgtaaacttaatttttattgtaaatatataatttttagtagtaaaataaaacctacataaattgcatggacctatagaatatagatatgtcatttttaccgaaaagtgcactgcgtagaaacggaagctccaaatatttacaaaatggtgtgtggttttttttcttgttttgccgCAATTTgttataagtgatgtaattacaaatttcagttggtgacgcaaaaaacaagcacttatataggtctgtaggtgcaaaattgaaagcgttacaaTTTGTAGAAGTGGAGGAgggaaaaaagtacaaaaaatgaaaatggtccGGGTccataacctcttaaggactcagggcatacctgttccggtgtttaaaacggggtcatgcccTGACccccatcacaccgggtcggtgtgacatcaaagttgatcgccgcatctgaaagtgaaagtaaacgcttcccggcagctcagtcgggctgatcgggacatcgcgatgttccgatcagctagtacgcgagcggagacccccttacctgtctccgtggcgtccgatcggagattgattgctccaagcctgagctacaggcttgagcaatcgaccacctatctgactgatccgtgcaaagctatggctttgcagggatcagcataagagatcagtgtgtgaagtgttataggtccctatgggagctataactgcaaaaaaaaaagtgtaaaaagttaaaggtcatttaaccccttccataataagtttgaatcaccccccttttcccattaaaaaaaacaaaaaactgtgtcaattaaaataaacatatgtggtatctccgcgtgcggaaatgtctgaactataaaaaatatatcattaattaaaccgcacggtcaatgccgtacacgcaaataaattccaaagtccaaaatagtatatttttggtcactttttatataatgaaaaaatgaataaaaagcgatcaaaaagtccaacacaaaaatggtac
Above is a genomic segment from Hyla sarda isolate aHylSar1 chromosome 1, aHylSar1.hap1, whole genome shotgun sequence containing:
- the NOP10 gene encoding H/ACA ribonucleoprotein complex subunit 3, translating into MFLQFYLNEQGERVYTMKKVSPSGQPTSSAHPARFSPDDKYSRHRVSIKKRFGLLLTQQPRPIL